A genome region from Acidobacteriota bacterium includes the following:
- a CDS encoding DUF819 family protein — protein MIGHSVISDPTAVFMYLAGLLGAIFWLSGLPQLQRLFHVTPAIIYAYFLPALSTSLGITPDSSTAYDWMLRYLLPVSLLLLMVTVDVRAIIRLGGKALIMMLAGSLGIIIGGPVALALLGHFLPPDTWMGLAALSGSWIGGAPNMVAIKESVGTPDSLMGPIIVVDTFFAYGWMGVLLFLGGFQDRLDRWLRADTEDLDALDGRLAVEDAVRNPVEIRGLAMILGLGFAGGAACIWLGDRLPLLGDPTIVSHTTWTVVLVTSLGLALSFTPVRRLERVGASRAGYIALYLMLTAIGAQADLKEVIEVPLYLVVGVIWLGIHIAVLFVVGRLVRAPLFFVATGSMANVGGVVSAPIVASVYRRSLAPVGVLMGVSGYLIGIYGALLCAWLLSVVASAMGFIS, from the coding sequence ATGATTGGACACAGCGTGATCAGTGACCCGACTGCCGTGTTCATGTATCTGGCGGGTCTCCTCGGCGCCATCTTCTGGCTGAGTGGTCTGCCGCAGCTCCAACGCCTCTTCCACGTGACACCGGCGATCATCTACGCGTACTTCCTGCCGGCGCTGAGCACCAGTCTCGGGATCACCCCGGACAGTTCGACGGCCTATGACTGGATGCTCCGCTACCTGCTGCCGGTGAGCCTTCTCCTTCTGATGGTGACGGTGGACGTCCGGGCGATCATTCGTCTGGGCGGCAAGGCGCTGATCATGATGCTGGCGGGATCACTCGGGATCATCATCGGCGGACCGGTCGCACTGGCCCTACTGGGACATTTCCTGCCGCCGGACACGTGGATGGGTCTGGCGGCATTGTCGGGTTCCTGGATCGGCGGCGCACCGAATATGGTGGCGATCAAGGAGAGCGTCGGCACCCCCGACTCGCTGATGGGTCCGATCATCGTGGTCGACACCTTCTTCGCCTACGGCTGGATGGGAGTTCTCCTTTTCCTCGGCGGCTTTCAGGACAGGCTCGACAGGTGGCTCCGCGCGGACACCGAGGATCTCGATGCACTCGACGGCCGCCTGGCGGTGGAGGACGCCGTTCGGAACCCGGTGGAAATCCGCGGTCTGGCGATGATCCTCGGGCTCGGTTTCGCCGGTGGTGCGGCGTGCATCTGGCTGGGAGACAGGTTGCCTTTGCTGGGTGATCCGACCATCGTCAGCCACACGACCTGGACGGTAGTTCTGGTGACCTCGCTGGGACTCGCTCTGTCGTTCACCCCGGTTCGTCGGCTGGAGCGAGTCGGCGCCTCGCGGGCTGGATATATCGCCCTCTACCTGATGCTGACCGCGATCGGCGCCCAGGCCGACCTCAAGGAGGTGATCGAGGTGCCCCTCTATCTCGTGGTCGGCGTCATCTGGCTCGGGATCCACATCGCGGTACTCTTCGTCGTGGGGCGACTGGTACGAGCGCCGCTCTTTTTCGTCGCTACCGGCAGCATGGCGAACGTCGGTGGGGTGGTGTCGGCTCCGATCGTTGCCTCGGTCTATCGCCGGTCGCTCGCACCGGTTGGTGTGTTGATGGGCGTGTCGGGCTATCTGATCGGCATCTACGGCGCCCTGTTGTGCGCGTGGCTCCTGTCGGTGGTCGCCTCCGCGATGGGGTTCATTTCGTGA
- a CDS encoding phosphodiester glycosidase family protein, protein MKRTHAPILVLVALLSTTAVGGAAQSIEAVAPGLRHLVISKGDVATAATYRIVIGEFERQADADLALERLQENGFTAFPISFGDEYYIVTPGLPHRTEAEDLRQRLLERGFSPPLEIREVSHDQTHANGPWSIHVLEADPTLVEVRVAHAYDTAIGLETTADLARRLGALAAINGGYFSMKGLFAGDSRGTLQINGRLISEPDRGRAAVGFFEREGKVNSVFGRLSFHGEVHLDGGERIPLDGLNRNRGSDEVILFTPDFHRTTLTSAEGAEITILDGRVAEILNGSGSTTIPPGGMVLSIGADRTQALLPKFRPRSRVSVETAIEPLLPDPEREWDQVEDIVSGGPLLLWKGTRLEEPEVESISNSFYLARHPRTAAGVRADGTLLFVTVDGRQPRESVGMSLPELTDLMVELGCVSAINLDGGGSTTMVIDGKIANRPSGGSARRNADAILLFPRKP, encoded by the coding sequence TTGAAAAGAACCCATGCGCCAATCCTTGTGCTCGTCGCACTCCTCAGTACGACGGCCGTCGGAGGCGCCGCGCAGTCGATCGAAGCTGTGGCTCCGGGCCTGCGCCACCTCGTCATCTCCAAGGGCGATGTTGCGACTGCGGCAACCTACCGGATCGTCATAGGCGAGTTCGAGCGCCAGGCCGATGCCGATCTTGCCCTCGAACGCCTTCAGGAGAACGGCTTCACCGCCTTCCCGATCAGCTTCGGCGATGAGTACTACATCGTCACTCCTGGCCTCCCCCACCGAACCGAGGCCGAGGACCTGCGACAACGACTGCTCGAGCGGGGATTCTCACCGCCGCTCGAGATCCGGGAGGTTTCGCACGACCAGACCCACGCCAACGGACCCTGGTCAATCCACGTTCTCGAGGCAGACCCGACACTGGTCGAGGTTCGGGTGGCGCACGCCTACGACACGGCCATCGGACTCGAGACAACCGCGGACCTCGCCCGACGGCTCGGCGCCTTGGCGGCTATCAACGGCGGTTACTTCTCCATGAAAGGTCTTTTCGCCGGAGACTCTCGCGGCACCCTGCAGATCAACGGCCGGTTGATCTCCGAGCCCGACCGGGGACGTGCCGCCGTCGGTTTCTTCGAACGCGAGGGAAAGGTCAATTCAGTCTTTGGAAGACTGTCTTTCCATGGCGAGGTTCACCTCGACGGAGGCGAGCGCATTCCGCTCGACGGGCTCAACCGGAATCGCGGCTCGGACGAGGTCATTCTCTTCACACCTGATTTCCACCGCACGACGCTCACGTCCGCCGAGGGAGCCGAGATCACGATCCTGGACGGGCGCGTTGCCGAGATTCTGAACGGCTCCGGCAGCACGACGATCCCGCCCGGAGGGATGGTGCTGTCGATCGGTGCCGATCGTACCCAGGCACTGCTGCCCAAATTCCGACCCCGATCACGGGTGTCCGTTGAAACGGCCATCGAGCCGCTCCTGCCCGACCCCGAACGCGAATGGGATCAGGTAGAGGACATCGTCAGCGGCGGTCCGCTCCTGCTGTGGAAGGGCACCCGTCTCGAAGAGCCAGAAGTAGAGTCCATTTCCAACTCCTTCTACCTCGCCCGCCATCCGCGGACGGCAGCCGGTGTCCGGGCCGATGGCACCCTGCTGTTCGTCACCGTGGACGGCCGCCAGCCCCGGGAGAGCGTCGGCATGTCCCTGCCGGAGCTGACCGATCTCATGGTCGAGCTCGGGTGCGTCTCGGCGATCAACCTGGACGGCGGCGGATCGACCACAATGGTCATTGACGGCAAGATCGCGAATCGTCCGTCGGGCGGCAGCGCCCGCCGCAATGCGGATGCAATTCTGTTGTTCCCTAGAAAGCCCTGA
- a CDS encoding sodium:solute symporter yields the protein MSVGPIDLAILVLYLGGVVALGLWIGRNADTVSDFVVGGRNRPWWLILFSIVATETSTVTFLSIPGFAYSRDMTWLQIPLGFLLGRFVVVFLLLPQYFKGSFYTAYDVLHQRFGGAAQRAASAMFIVTRSLADGLRLFLSSIVLQEMTGIPIHWAVIAMGVATIVYTFFGGIRAVLVTDLVQFVIYIGGAVIALVLILNRLPGGWEQLMAIGGEAGKLHVFDLTFDWSQPYCLWAGLIGGLFITLGSHGVDQMMVQRYLCARNLRDAQRALWVGGFVVVAQFALFLLIGVGLFAFYQVFSPEMAFERPDRVFARFILDEIPVGLLGILLGAIFAAAMSTLSSSLNSCATAAANDFFFSGKGSGASADKQLRAVRVLTVIFGVIQIAVGIGGQWVKASVVSSVLGIAAFTTGIVLGVFFLGLFADRVGERAALAGLVIGLAAMSTIFFTTTLAWPWFALVGSAITFAAGLGASLIWPRLESDLEKKSS from the coding sequence GTGAGCGTCGGCCCCATCGATCTCGCCATTCTCGTGCTCTACCTCGGGGGGGTCGTCGCCCTCGGGCTTTGGATCGGGCGCAACGCGGACACCGTGTCCGACTTCGTGGTCGGCGGCAGAAACCGCCCATGGTGGCTGATCCTCTTCTCGATCGTCGCCACCGAGACCAGCACCGTCACTTTCCTGAGCATCCCCGGGTTCGCCTACTCGAGAGACATGACCTGGCTCCAGATACCGCTCGGATTCCTGCTCGGCCGGTTCGTGGTCGTCTTCCTGCTTCTGCCGCAGTACTTCAAGGGGTCGTTCTACACGGCGTACGACGTACTCCATCAGCGATTCGGGGGCGCCGCCCAGCGGGCGGCATCGGCGATGTTCATCGTCACCCGCAGCCTGGCCGACGGACTGCGCCTCTTCCTGTCCTCCATCGTGCTCCAGGAGATGACCGGAATCCCGATTCACTGGGCGGTGATCGCGATGGGCGTGGCGACCATCGTCTATACGTTCTTCGGTGGCATACGCGCCGTCCTGGTCACCGATCTCGTGCAGTTCGTGATCTACATCGGCGGGGCCGTCATCGCCCTGGTACTGATTCTGAATCGGTTGCCCGGTGGCTGGGAGCAGCTGATGGCGATCGGCGGCGAAGCCGGCAAGCTGCATGTTTTCGATCTGACCTTCGACTGGAGTCAGCCCTACTGCCTGTGGGCCGGTCTGATCGGCGGGCTCTTCATCACCCTCGGCTCACACGGCGTCGACCAGATGATGGTGCAGCGCTATCTCTGTGCGCGAAATCTCAGGGACGCTCAGCGTGCGCTCTGGGTTGGTGGTTTCGTCGTCGTCGCCCAGTTCGCGCTTTTCCTTCTCATCGGCGTCGGACTCTTCGCGTTTTACCAGGTCTTCTCGCCGGAAATGGCCTTCGAGCGCCCGGACCGCGTTTTCGCGCGCTTCATCCTCGACGAAATCCCGGTTGGCCTCCTGGGCATCCTGCTCGGCGCCATCTTTGCAGCCGCCATGTCGACCCTGTCGAGCTCTCTCAACTCGTGTGCCACCGCGGCCGCCAACGATTTCTTCTTTTCCGGGAAGGGTTCCGGGGCCTCGGCCGACAAGCAGCTCCGCGCCGTCCGCGTCCTGACCGTCATTTTCGGCGTCATCCAGATCGCGGTCGGAATCGGCGGCCAATGGGTCAAGGCATCCGTCGTCAGCAGCGTGCTCGGCATCGCGGCCTTCACCACCGGGATCGTACTCGGGGTTTTCTTCCTCGGCCTTTTTGCGGACCGGGTCGGTGAGCGTGCGGCGCTGGCGGGCCTCGTGATCGGCCTCGCCGCCATGAGCACGATATTCTTCACCACCACGCTGGCCTGGCCCTGGTTCGCGCTGGTCGGCTCGGCAATCACGTTCGCCGCCGGGCTTGGCGCAAGCCTCATCTGGCCTCGCCTCGAGTCGGATCTGGAGAAGAAATCGTCATGA
- a CDS encoding N-acetylmuramoyl-L-alanine amidase, whose product MRSRALSVPSLAMLLALTGCATGLEIHDRPISFSAERTSGTLQYIADHYGQHPEDISIVPRIIVLHWTAIDDFDRCIEVFDREKLGGSRPGLAAAGDVNVSIQFLVDRDGTVHRLMPETWMARHCIGLNYSAIGVENVGGAGGVDNLTDAQIEANIRLVRYLVKKYPTIRYLIGHMEYLDFDGHPLWLEQDETYRTEKIDPGDRFMTAVREAVADLGLEGPP is encoded by the coding sequence ATGCGGTCACGAGCGTTGTCTGTCCCGAGCCTTGCCATGCTGTTGGCGTTGACCGGCTGCGCCACCGGCCTCGAGATACATGATCGTCCAATCTCGTTCTCGGCCGAGCGGACGAGCGGCACGTTGCAGTACATCGCAGATCACTACGGTCAGCATCCCGAGGACATTTCGATCGTTCCCCGCATCATCGTCCTCCACTGGACAGCGATCGACGATTTCGATAGATGCATCGAGGTCTTCGATCGGGAGAAGCTCGGAGGGTCCCGGCCCGGGCTGGCTGCCGCCGGAGACGTCAACGTCTCGATCCAGTTCCTGGTCGATCGCGACGGGACGGTCCATCGATTGATGCCCGAGACCTGGATGGCCCGTCACTGCATCGGACTCAACTACTCGGCGATAGGCGTCGAGAATGTTGGCGGCGCCGGGGGTGTCGACAACCTCACCGATGCGCAGATCGAGGCCAACATCCGGCTCGTGCGATACCTGGTGAAGAAGTACCCGACCATCCGATACCTGATCGGCCATATGGAGTACCTCGATTTCGATGGCCACCCGTTGTGGCTGGAACAGGACGAGACATATCGGACGGAGAAGATCGATCCGGGAGACCGGTTCATGACCGCCGTGCGCGAGGCGGTGGCCGACCTCGGGCTCGAGGGCCCCCCGTGA
- a CDS encoding beta-lactamase family protein, whose amino-acid sequence MKNALVWTIVATLVLSIFACGGDETADPGPGMNIEDEVYSELARLANGDGEPGRELSGLAVAVLRDGEVTFEATFGRAYIDPEEKIDRKLTPDSLMRIASVSKTLSTIVVLQLVEEGKLELDRDVSEYLGWKLRNPHYPDRAITLRDLLSHVSSIRDAGESYIIRYPSALQEAFDPHDRDYGERFQIAEEGRDRGPGVFFEYCNLNYGVVGTILEKVTGVRFDHLMKQRFFEPLGLAGGFNVAGLSEVDQKNLATLYRKRDRENTWDPDGPWFAQVDDLSEGIPTALPEGAEYVPGTNGAQFSPQGGARMSLRGLETLAKIFAGDGSVGAVRILSPASMDEMRSEVWRYDPAKENFEDYAGKLNAWATGIRMVTSETAGDRLFPGDARRWYGHFGEAYGLLAGVWAHPESGDGLIFALTGTAFDPEAESDGSSTLTPIEARILEQLARLL is encoded by the coding sequence ATGAAGAACGCACTGGTTTGGACGATCGTCGCGACGTTGGTACTTTCGATCTTCGCCTGTGGCGGGGATGAGACTGCTGATCCGGGGCCTGGAATGAACATCGAAGACGAGGTTTACAGCGAGCTGGCGCGACTCGCAAACGGTGATGGAGAACCAGGGCGGGAGCTCTCGGGTCTTGCCGTAGCTGTCCTGCGCGATGGAGAGGTGACCTTCGAGGCCACCTTCGGACGAGCCTACATCGATCCCGAGGAGAAGATCGACCGAAAACTCACACCAGACAGCCTGATGCGAATCGCATCGGTCTCGAAGACCCTCTCGACGATCGTCGTACTTCAGCTCGTCGAGGAAGGAAAGCTGGAGCTGGATCGCGATGTCTCGGAATACCTCGGCTGGAAGCTCCGTAACCCGCACTACCCGGACCGGGCCATAACCCTTCGTGACCTCCTCTCTCACGTCTCCTCGATTCGTGACGCCGGAGAGTCCTACATCATCCGCTACCCCAGCGCCCTCCAGGAGGCCTTCGACCCTCACGATCGTGATTACGGTGAGCGGTTCCAGATCGCCGAGGAGGGCCGGGATCGCGGGCCGGGAGTGTTCTTCGAATACTGCAACCTCAACTACGGAGTCGTCGGTACCATCCTCGAGAAGGTGACCGGCGTTCGGTTCGACCACCTCATGAAGCAACGCTTCTTCGAGCCACTGGGGCTCGCGGGGGGATTCAACGTCGCTGGTCTGTCCGAAGTAGATCAGAAGAACCTGGCGACGCTCTACCGCAAGCGCGATCGGGAGAATACATGGGATCCTGACGGTCCGTGGTTCGCCCAGGTCGACGATCTGAGCGAGGGTATACCGACGGCACTACCCGAAGGTGCCGAATACGTCCCGGGGACGAACGGCGCTCAGTTTAGCCCGCAGGGCGGCGCCCGGATGTCACTCAGAGGACTCGAGACTCTGGCCAAGATCTTCGCGGGTGACGGCAGCGTGGGCGCGGTGCGGATTTTGAGCCCGGCGAGCATGGATGAGATGCGGAGCGAAGTCTGGCGTTACGATCCGGCCAAGGAGAACTTCGAGGATTATGCGGGCAAGCTCAACGCGTGGGCGACCGGCATCCGGATGGTCACCAGCGAAACCGCGGGCGACCGCCTCTTTCCGGGTGACGCCCGAAGGTGGTATGGACACTTCGGAGAGGCGTACGGGCTACTCGCCGGCGTCTGGGCCCATCCCGAGTCGGGCGACGGCCTGATCTTCGCGCTCACCGGAACCGCCTTCGATCCCGAGGCCGAGAGTGATGGCTCGAGCACGCTGACCCCGATCGAGGCGAGGATCTTGGAGCAGCTCGCCAGGCTTCTCTAG
- a CDS encoding sulfatase-like hydrolase/transferase: MWKQIIYLPVFVSLTVACGGSSREPSQSAVKAETPRPSILLITLDTTRADSVGFESDAVETPALDALADRGTRFAQAWATVPMTLPSHTSMMTGLYASQHGIRENSRFLADDRVVLAERLRDAGYSTAAFVSGYPLKRRFGLARGFDHYDDDMGAGNAERAAGPTTDRALSYLASNPAGHLFVWVHYFDPHDPYAPPEPFRSAYPSSPYLGEIAYMDQELGRLIDAFEGRDGGRNARIMVVGDHGEGLGDHGEMLHGNLLYGSVMRVPMVAAGVGIPVGEVTTPVSTRRVFDTILGWAGLHSDFDLLAPAQEVVMGEALKPFLQYGWQPQVMAIQGAQKVIRSGGTEVYDLESDPSESADVSGEVEIDSEILAAIDAYALVPAIGEASTSDTLDDESRRQLAVLGYVGWESPAPVRKDAPDPRDMTHLFDDLNEGAQLFARDEYEKSIDVFERVLSEDPENLMVTVRLAVAHSILGHDRRARELFARAEEIHPGSVDVQHYLAMHHFRNQRWDLAAPLFEKVLTVTPKKLPALEALARIREGEGRYEEAAHLIERIIPLKAAPAADWIRLGELRMAMTETPPAIRAFEEARRLGGSDFHHHLELGVCYLAIHDYAAAAQMLDLVPQNHPGYPMALFKRAQASVLLGEPGWRERVRLAYEYADPDLRRMIEREPLFQGPRGR; this comes from the coding sequence ATGTGGAAACAAATCATTTACCTGCCGGTTTTCGTGTCACTCACCGTGGCGTGTGGTGGGAGTTCGCGCGAACCGTCTCAGTCGGCGGTGAAAGCCGAGACACCGCGGCCCTCGATACTGTTGATCACCCTTGACACGACCAGGGCCGACAGCGTCGGATTCGAGTCCGATGCCGTCGAGACCCCGGCGCTGGATGCGTTGGCCGACCGCGGTACACGGTTCGCCCAGGCCTGGGCGACCGTGCCGATGACCCTTCCGTCTCACACCTCGATGATGACCGGACTGTACGCTTCGCAGCACGGAATCCGAGAAAATTCCCGATTTCTTGCCGATGACCGGGTCGTGCTCGCGGAACGACTCCGCGATGCGGGCTACTCGACCGCCGCCTTTGTATCCGGATATCCGCTGAAACGCCGATTCGGCCTCGCGCGCGGGTTCGATCACTATGATGATGACATGGGCGCCGGCAACGCGGAGCGCGCCGCTGGGCCGACCACCGATCGAGCGCTCTCCTACCTCGCGTCGAACCCCGCTGGACACCTGTTCGTCTGGGTTCATTATTTCGACCCCCACGATCCGTATGCTCCGCCGGAACCGTTTCGGTCCGCATACCCGTCCTCTCCGTATCTCGGGGAGATCGCGTACATGGATCAGGAGCTGGGAAGACTGATCGACGCGTTCGAAGGGCGAGACGGAGGTCGGAATGCAAGGATCATGGTGGTCGGCGACCACGGCGAGGGGCTCGGAGACCACGGCGAAATGCTGCACGGCAACCTTCTCTACGGAAGTGTGATGCGGGTGCCGATGGTCGCCGCCGGTGTCGGCATTCCGGTCGGCGAGGTGACAACGCCCGTCAGCACGAGGCGGGTCTTCGATACGATCCTCGGCTGGGCCGGCCTCCATTCCGATTTCGATTTGCTGGCGCCCGCGCAAGAGGTTGTGATGGGGGAGGCCTTGAAGCCCTTCCTCCAGTACGGATGGCAACCGCAGGTGATGGCTATCCAGGGTGCACAGAAGGTCATTCGATCGGGTGGCACCGAGGTCTACGACCTCGAGTCGGATCCATCTGAATCAGCGGATGTCAGCGGCGAGGTGGAGATCGACTCCGAAATTCTGGCGGCGATTGACGCTTACGCGCTGGTGCCGGCCATCGGGGAAGCATCCACCTCCGACACCCTCGACGATGAGTCCAGGCGTCAGCTCGCGGTCCTCGGCTACGTTGGCTGGGAGAGCCCGGCCCCCGTCCGGAAGGACGCGCCGGATCCCCGTGACATGACCCACCTCTTCGATGATCTGAACGAGGGGGCTCAGCTCTTCGCGCGGGACGAGTACGAAAAATCCATCGACGTCTTCGAACGCGTGCTTTCGGAGGACCCTGAGAACCTGATGGTCACAGTGAGGCTGGCGGTCGCTCATTCGATCCTCGGGCACGATCGACGGGCACGGGAGCTCTTTGCAAGAGCCGAGGAGATCCACCCGGGTTCGGTCGATGTCCAGCACTACCTGGCGATGCACCATTTCCGAAATCAGCGCTGGGACCTCGCGGCGCCTCTCTTCGAGAAGGTACTGACCGTGACGCCGAAAAAGCTACCGGCTCTGGAGGCGCTGGCGCGAATTCGTGAAGGCGAGGGCAGGTACGAGGAAGCGGCTCACCTCATCGAGCGGATCATTCCCTTGAAGGCCGCTCCAGCGGCGGACTGGATCCGGCTCGGCGAGCTGAGAATGGCGATGACGGAAACTCCGCCGGCCATCCGGGCCTTCGAGGAGGCGCGGAGGTTGGGCGGATCCGACTTCCACCATCATCTCGAGCTCGGAGTCTGCTACCTGGCGATCCACGATTACGCCGCTGCCGCGCAGATGCTCGATCTGGTGCCCCAGAATCATCCCGGCTACCCGATGGCCCTTTTCAAGCGTGCGCAGGCGAGCGTTCTCCTCGGCGAACCGGGCTGGCGCGAGCGGGTCCGACTGGCCTACGAGTACGCCGATCCCGACCTGCGGCGCATGATCGAACGCGAGCCCCTCTTCCAAGGTCCGCGCGGTCGCTGA
- a CDS encoding LD-carboxypeptidase — protein MDWNRRQLLQLGGAALAAGTLPALAEPADTGSAIIKPKRLKEGDVVGLISPASATFRKQRAEIARENMAALGLRVQFGDHLFDRYGSLGGRDEDRAADINHFFGDSEVRAVLAQGGGWGCNRLLPLLDYDLIRKNPKIVMGFSDITGLLLGIHAKTGLVTFHGQTGGSSWSEFSTDYAKRLIFDGEAVTMRNRISEEDRLVQVENRVLTITSGKARGRLIGGNLTILTTLMGSDYLPDFNGCILFVEDLNEQVYRIDRMLTQLKLAGVLDRIAGFVFGRCTRCDPGDGYGSLTLEQVFDDHVAPLGIPAWYGSMIGHIKHQFTVPLGIEAEIDADEGTIKLLESAVV, from the coding sequence ATGGACTGGAATCGACGTCAACTGCTGCAGCTCGGAGGGGCGGCTCTCGCCGCCGGAACGCTGCCGGCGCTGGCCGAGCCGGCGGACACTGGGAGCGCCATCATCAAACCGAAGCGCCTGAAAGAGGGCGATGTCGTGGGTTTGATCAGTCCGGCAAGCGCGACTTTTCGAAAGCAACGCGCCGAAATCGCCCGAGAAAACATGGCGGCTCTCGGGCTTCGGGTCCAATTCGGCGATCACCTGTTCGACCGCTACGGCTCTCTCGGCGGACGGGACGAGGACCGGGCCGCCGACATCAATCACTTCTTCGGGGATTCGGAGGTGCGAGCCGTGTTGGCGCAGGGCGGCGGCTGGGGCTGCAACCGGCTCCTGCCTTTGCTCGATTACGATCTGATTCGCAAGAACCCCAAGATAGTCATGGGTTTCAGTGACATCACCGGCCTGCTCCTAGGCATTCACGCCAAGACGGGTCTGGTCACGTTTCACGGACAGACGGGCGGCTCCAGTTGGAGCGAGTTCAGCACCGACTATGCCAAGCGCCTGATCTTCGATGGCGAAGCGGTGACCATGCGAAACCGGATCAGCGAAGAAGATCGGCTGGTACAGGTCGAGAACCGGGTTCTCACCATCACGTCCGGCAAGGCACGAGGCCGGCTGATCGGCGGCAACCTGACGATTCTCACGACTTTGATGGGATCGGACTACCTTCCGGATTTCAACGGTTGCATTCTGTTTGTCGAGGACCTGAACGAACAGGTCTATCGGATCGACCGCATGCTGACCCAGCTCAAATTGGCGGGGGTGCTGGATCGGATCGCCGGTTTCGTGTTCGGCCGATGCACCAGATGCGATCCGGGAGACGGCTACGGGTCGTTGACCCTCGAGCAGGTCTTCGACGACCATGTCGCACCTCTCGGCATTCCCGCCTGGTATGGCTCGATGATTGGCCACATCAAACATCAGTTCACCGTGCCGCTGGGGATAGAAGCCGAGATAGATGCGGATGAGGGCACCATAAAGCTGTTGGAATCTGCGGTCGTTTAG
- a CDS encoding dipeptide epimerase: MIKLRHHDFVLELRHTFRLARGDSDSRRVLMVEIEHEGLVGRGEAAPIARYGQDAASAARAAETMAARLEEPQYFDSVAARVAVRGQPAAEAAIDMAVRDLAGKRLGVPLYELMGIDPGTMPVTSFTIGMDTPEIVEQKVHEADAFRVLKVKLGSDDDRHVLETVRRLTDRPVRVDANEGWTLEDALERLEWLQEMGVEFVEQPLPADRLDEMRELKRQSPLPLIADESVGRAEDIPRLADAFDGINIKLMKCGGLGEALRMIHVARAHGMQVMLGCMVESSMAVTAAAHIAPLVDYADLDGNLLITNDPYTGVRIEEGRLVLPSEPGLGVRDRE; encoded by the coding sequence ATGATCAAGCTCCGCCACCACGACTTCGTTCTCGAGCTCCGACACACCTTTCGTCTCGCACGGGGTGACAGTGATTCCCGTCGGGTCCTGATGGTCGAAATCGAGCACGAGGGTCTCGTCGGCCGTGGCGAAGCGGCGCCGATCGCCCGCTACGGACAGGACGCCGCCTCGGCCGCACGGGCGGCCGAAACGATGGCGGCACGGCTGGAGGAACCGCAATATTTCGATTCCGTAGCCGCCAGGGTTGCCGTTCGCGGCCAACCTGCGGCCGAAGCCGCCATCGACATGGCCGTGCGTGACCTCGCCGGGAAGAGACTCGGGGTCCCGCTCTACGAGCTCATGGGAATCGACCCAGGGACAATGCCCGTGACCTCATTCACGATCGGCATGGACACGCCCGAGATCGTCGAGCAGAAGGTCCACGAGGCGGATGCATTCAGGGTCCTCAAGGTCAAGCTCGGATCGGACGACGACCGTCACGTCCTCGAAACGGTGCGACGGCTGACCGATCGGCCGGTCAGAGTCGATGCCAACGAGGGATGGACGCTCGAGGACGCGCTGGAACGGCTCGAATGGCTGCAGGAGATGGGCGTCGAGTTCGTCGAGCAGCCGCTACCTGCAGATCGGCTCGACGAAATGCGCGAGCTGAAGAGGCAAAGCCCCCTCCCCCTGATAGCTGACGAGAGCGTCGGACGCGCCGAGGACATTCCTCGCTTGGCCGACGCCTTCGACGGCATCAACATCAAGCTGATGAAATGCGGGGGGCTCGGTGAGGCACTGCGAATGATCCACGTGGCTCGCGCCCACGGTATGCAGGTCATGCTCGGCTGCATGGTGGAGTCGTCGATGGCGGTCACCGCTGCGGCCCACATCGCGCCGCTCGTCGATTACGCCGACCTCGACGGGAACCTGCTCATCACCAACGACCCGTACACCGGCGTAAGAATCGAGGAAGGCAGGCTCGTCCTGCCGTCCGAACCCGGCCTCGGCGTGCGGGATCGCGAGTGA